The sequence below is a genomic window from Paenibacillus sp. DCT19.
TATTTATGCCTAATGTCGACATTGCGAAAGAGATGGTTGATATGATCTCAGCTTCGCGGTCATATGAGGCGAACGTTACTGCTTTGAATTCAACTAAAGCCATGATATCTAAGGCATTGGAGATTGGTAGAGCCTAGTTAAACAGGAATGGAATTTAAATTCTTCTTAAACTGAAGAAAGAGATGAAGGGGAGGGACATTAATGATTCAGAATAACATGTTTAACACACAGGGGATTCAACCGCTCCAAATGCAAAATGCTTCCGTTAGCAAACCCTCAACACCAGCCGAAACTATTGAGAGCTTCGGTACATACTTACAAGAAGCGCTAGGCTCTGTAGCTGCACAGGAGTCCCAGGCGCATGAAATGTCTAATCAGTTCTTAGTTGGGAAAGTGAACGTTGACCAAGTGATGATCGCATCAGAACAAGCTCTGTTGAGTTTGCAACTGACGACTCAGGTCCGAAACAAAGTAGTCGAAGCATACCAAGAAATTATGCGTACGCAATTGTAAAATAGCACGCCTTGCGCTTCGATGACAGCGCTGATTATTACAACAAGCAGCG
It includes:
- the fliE gene encoding flagellar hook-basal body complex protein FliE, translating into MIQNNMFNTQGIQPLQMQNASVSKPSTPAETIESFGTYLQEALGSVAAQESQAHEMSNQFLVGKVNVDQVMIASEQALLSLQLTTQVRNKVVEAYQEIMRTQL